One window of Bacteroidota bacterium genomic DNA carries:
- a CDS encoding S8 family peptidase, with amino-acid sequence MKKMLLIVLLFVFACLPLSAQFQPGKIFVKIKSDDLREFPQYRNGQSRPSYAAFPGIEAILDEYKVSEFYKPFKTKNIHVQHIYELHFDPALNVDLLLKAWDQFAYIEYAEQLPIYEMSYTPNDYAPLQWGLFKIDAGTAWDVNRGSRRVTVAVVDDACLTTHEDLAPQLWTNPGEIPGDSIDNEGNGWIDDVHGYDLADRDNDPNPPSGADDNAFSHGTHTCGIAAAATDNGLGMASVGFNVSLVPVKAKEDSTINDPYLYATFTGIDYAVANHFDIVSMSFGSTNYNASLAYLVQAGHDSGTVMIAAAGNTGSYQVHYPSAYDGVISVGSTDFDDGKSGFSTYHYSVDVMAPGSGIYSAVAGGDDHYGFKSGTSMACPMVASLAALMLSADSTLSPDDVQNCLQSSADNIDALNTQYLGGIGAGRINAGKALICVVPTAIFSPAVDGFQLERIFPNPVETRALFAANLPHDGLLSIRVVDMQGRQVGAPIQIEGQSGLVQTWWNRPEGTAAGLYLVNWEWDGHFGSQRMLLK; translated from the coding sequence ATGAAAAAGATGCTGCTGATTGTCCTGCTCTTCGTGTTTGCATGTTTGCCATTGTCCGCCCAATTCCAGCCGGGGAAGATTTTTGTGAAGATCAAATCAGACGACCTTCGGGAGTTTCCGCAGTACCGCAATGGTCAGTCTCGGCCTAGTTATGCAGCATTTCCAGGGATCGAAGCGATTTTGGATGAATACAAGGTTTCGGAATTCTACAAACCATTCAAAACCAAAAATATCCATGTGCAGCATATCTACGAATTGCATTTTGATCCCGCATTGAATGTGGATTTGCTCCTCAAAGCATGGGATCAGTTCGCCTACATCGAATATGCCGAGCAGCTTCCGATCTATGAAATGTCCTACACGCCCAATGACTACGCGCCTTTGCAATGGGGGCTTTTCAAAATCGACGCCGGCACTGCTTGGGATGTGAACCGGGGGAGTCGTCGTGTGACCGTCGCCGTTGTCGACGATGCTTGCTTGACGACACACGAGGATCTTGCGCCACAACTTTGGACCAATCCGGGTGAAATCCCTGGAGATAGTATTGACAATGAAGGAAATGGATGGATTGATGACGTGCATGGGTACGACCTTGCTGATCGTGACAATGATCCCAATCCGCCGTCGGGCGCCGACGACAATGCCTTCAGCCATGGGACGCATACTTGCGGCATCGCCGCGGCTGCGACCGACAATGGGTTAGGCATGGCATCGGTCGGCTTCAATGTGAGCCTCGTTCCCGTGAAAGCAAAAGAAGATTCGACCATCAACGATCCGTATTTGTATGCCACATTCACTGGGATCGACTATGCCGTTGCCAATCATTTTGATATCGTAAGCATGAGTTTTGGTTCGACCAACTACAACGCTTCGCTCGCCTATCTTGTGCAAGCGGGCCATGACAGCGGCACGGTCATGATCGCTGCCGCCGGCAATACCGGCAGCTACCAAGTGCATTATCCATCCGCCTACGACGGCGTGATTTCGGTCGGCTCGACAGACTTTGACGATGGCAAATCAGGATTCAGCACCTACCATTATTCGGTGGATGTGATGGCGCCCGGGAGTGGCATCTACAGTGCCGTTGCGGGTGGCGACGACCACTATGGCTTCAAAAGTGGCACATCGATGGCATGCCCGATGGTGGCGAGCTTGGCGGCCTTGATGCTTTCGGCAGACAGTACATTGAGTCCCGACGATGTGCAGAATTGTCTGCAAAGCAGTGCGGACAATATCGATGCCCTGAATACCCAATATCTTGGCGGCATTGGTGCCGGTCGTATCAACGCGGGCAAAGCCTTGATTTGCGTGGTCCCCACTGCCATTTTTTCCCCGGCGGTCGACGGCTTTCAGCTCGAAAGAATTTTCCCGAATCCGGTTGAAACGCGTGCGCTGTTTGCTGCGAATCTGCCACATGACGGCCTGCTCAGCATCAGAGTGGTGGACATGCAAGGCCGCCAAGTCGGTGCGCCGATTCAAATTGAAGGCCAATCAGGCTTGGTACAAACCTGGTGGAACCGTCCCGAAGGCACTGCCGCTGGACTTTACCTCGTCAATTGGGAATGGGACGGCCATTTTGGCAGCCAAAGAATGCTGTTGAAATAG
- a CDS encoding T9SS type A sorting domain-containing protein: protein MGNAEIDMQTGKIFALTTTDRFDSSGMYIGSSLDFIQYNLANNTETNLLTITDAQGYIIDGSAYDSNHGTYYFVGVDTSQYYNLYKITHANTNPSFVKIPLINRQFMPSSMEYDNDNNVLYALGQLVDTLTTSVVHVQIQKIDTVTGAMTLDGDFSQFPGLQIGANTYDQATHTMAFIAEDTALGLWGYNTQSHTLTALQLPTYDLSELEADNTVYAAAKYGTVTQLTNQTSPLSFCAFPNPSTAYLYLRLPENIESTTFVVFDISGMQIANGTLTREADFRIEVQTLPAGLYFVRGIANGQLIEGKFTVGTH from the coding sequence TTGGGAAATGCGGAGATCGATATGCAAACGGGGAAAATCTTTGCACTCACCACCACCGACCGGTTTGATTCTTCAGGAATGTACATTGGCAGCAGCCTCGATTTTATTCAATATAACCTCGCCAACAACACAGAAACGAATTTATTGACCATCACGGATGCCCAAGGCTATATCATCGATGGAAGCGCTTATGATTCCAACCATGGTACCTACTATTTCGTTGGTGTTGACACCTCGCAGTATTACAACCTCTACAAGATCACCCACGCCAACACCAATCCTTCCTTCGTCAAAATTCCATTGATCAATCGGCAATTCATGCCATCGTCAATGGAATACGACAATGACAACAACGTCCTGTACGCATTGGGCCAACTTGTCGATACCTTGACAACGAGCGTTGTGCACGTACAAATTCAAAAGATCGATACTGTTACCGGTGCAATGACCTTGGATGGAGATTTTTCACAGTTCCCTGGTTTGCAAATCGGTGCCAACACCTACGATCAGGCCACGCATACGATGGCGTTCATTGCGGAGGACACAGCATTGGGTTTGTGGGGGTACAACACACAATCGCATACACTGACGGCGCTGCAGTTGCCCACATACGACCTCAGCGAATTGGAGGCTGACAATACTGTCTACGCCGCTGCCAAATATGGTACCGTGACGCAATTGACGAATCAAACTTCGCCGCTCAGCTTTTGCGCTTTTCCAAATCCAAGCACCGCGTACCTGTACCTGCGGCTTCCAGAAAACATCGAAAGTACCACGTTTGTCGTTTTCGACATCTCAGGAATGCAGATCGCAAATGGAACATTGACCCGTGAAGCAGACTTTCGGATCGAAGTTCAAACACTGCCGGCTGGACTCTATTTTGTAAGAGGAATCGCAAATGGCCAATTGATCGAGGGAAAATTCACTGTCGGTACCCACTAA